The genomic window TTCATGGAGCAGTGCTTGGCGCCGTCTTCGTTGCCGGTCACAAGGCACCCGCCGACGCGGCCGTAGTAAGCGTACTGGCCGGCATCGTTGAGCTGGCTTGACGCCGAATAGAGCCGCTCGATCGCCTGCGTGCAGACGGATGATTTTTCACCCAGCCAGATCGGTGTGGTCACAACCAGAATATCGGCCGCCATGACCTTTTCGAGGATCTGCGGCCAGTCGTCCTTATCCCAGCCCTGCTTCGTCATGTCCGGATAGACACCGAAGGCCAGATCAAAATCCACCGGGCGCAGCTCTTCGGTGGACATGCCGTTTTTCTCCATGATCGCACGCGAGATGTCGATCAGGCCTTTGGTGTGGGACACCTCAGGGGACTTCTTGAGCGTGCAATTGAGAAAGAGCGCAGAAAGATCGGAAAAGTCGGTGGTGCTTTCCTCGCACCATTTGGTTTGTTGTTCGTTCAGCATCGTATGTTCCCTCTTTTTGGTCTGGTTGCTGTCAGTCTGCGGAAGTCGGATGAGGAGATGTTGGTGGTTGCATCGGTGTGCGCGTCGGCATCTCGCTGACGGGCATCATTTCTTCACGCGACTTCTGTCGGGCAATGAAGGCCCCATAGATGCGCGCAGCCGGAACCGCAGTTAGCCCATGGGCAAAGATGCTGATGGCAACCGTCAGGACGGTGATGGAAAGGATGAGATGACCAAGGCCCATGGTCACCTGTTCCAGCACGAAAAGCGCAAACAGGATCGAAGCCAGACCACGCGGGCCAAACCATCCCAGGAACACCACACTGCGCCAGTGCAGGCCGGTGCCGATCAGGGAAATGGCCACGGGCACCATGCGCACAACCGTGAGCGCGAGAACCGCAAACGCAATCGCAATCCACCCATGGGTTTGAAGAGCGCCAATGGCCTCCGGCAGCAGGGCGGCGCCAAACACCATGAAGACAAGCAGCACCAGCAATTGCCCTTCGGCTTCGGCAAACTCGAAGACAAACCTGCAGCGGTCGCGCAGGAAATTGCCGAACACCAATCCGGCCACAAAGGCTGCGATAAACCCGTTGCCGCCGATGAGTTCCGCCCCGGCGAAACTCAAAAAGGCGATAGCCAGCATCGCAAGCCCCTCATAGGTCTCCGATATCCAGCCCTTGAGGGCAGCATTGTCCAGGGCCCAGGCACCCGCGCCGCCAATAACGATACCGGCCAGCGGGCCAAACCCGAGCTGGGCCCCTGCGAAGGTCGCCCAGTTTATGTCGTCAACCGAATGGGCAGCGCCTGCGAGGCAGGCAAACAAAAAGACCAGCGGCAGCGCAATTCCGTCATTCAGCCCACTTTCCACATTGAGGGCCTGACGAATGCGCGCCGGGACTTTGGGATTTGAGACCACAGCCTGTCCAAGGGCTGCATCTGTCGGGGCCATCAGGGCAGCGAGCAGTGCTGCTTCCCACAGGCTCAGGCCGAGGGGCAGCAGCAGCGCGACG from Candidatus Phaeomarinobacter ectocarpi includes these protein-coding regions:
- a CDS encoding cation:proton antiporter → MESLGFVAVAVGVVLFALVSRRLESSVVTPPMVFAVFGLAIGGAGLGWLDVGDGMESGHGFVHGLAEITLILVLFSDAARIDLRALKADHNLPVRMLVIGMPLAILAGTAVALLLPLGLSLWEAALLAALMAPTDAALGQAVVSNPKVPARIRQALNVESGLNDGIALPLVFLFACLAGAAHSVDDINWATFAGAQLGFGPLAGIVIGGAGAWALDNAALKGWISETYEGLAMLAIAFLSFAGAELIGGNGFIAAFVAGLVFGNFLRDRCRFVFEFAEAEGQLLVLLVFMVFGAALLPEAIGALQTHGWIAIAFAVLALTVVRMVPVAISLIGTGLHWRSVVFLGWFGPRGLASILFALFVLEQVTMGLGHLILSITVLTVAISIFAHGLTAVPAARIYGAFIARQKSREEMMPVSEMPTRTPMQPPTSPHPTSAD
- a CDS encoding flavodoxin family protein; protein product: MLNEQQTKWCEESTTDFSDLSALFLNCTLKKSPEVSHTKGLIDISRAIMEKNGMSTEELRPVDFDLAFGVYPDMTKQGWDKDDWPQILEKVMAADILVVTTPIWLGEKSSVCTQAIERLYSASSQLNDAGQYAYYGRVGGCLVTGNEDGAKHCSMNILYSLQHLGYTIPPQADAGWLGEAGPGPSYLDEGSGGPTNDFTNRNTTFMTWNLMHMARMLKDAGGIPAHGNQRSAWDAGCKPDFPNPEYR